GGTGTTCCAGGAGGGCGGCCTGCGCGGTGCCGAGGCTCAGGGGGGTGCCGCATAGGGTGGTGGCGGCTTCGGACCAGCCGGGATTGTGACCAATCATGAGGATGGTTTCCATCGCATCATCTTCATCACCGCAGGCCTGGATCACGGAATGATCATCGGCCAGATAAAGGTCGGCCTGAATCTTGGTTGCGACGCCCACAAGGCCTGCGCTTCGCACGACAGCATGCATGGTGGCCACGGCGCGTT
This Oligoflexus sp. DNA region includes the following protein-coding sequences:
- a CDS encoding SixA phosphatase family protein — translated: MRRLILMRHGEAENALAGADDRRRRLTPAGQAAALRCGQEIRALGFSPEIILCSDAERAVATMHAVVRSAGLVGVATKIQADLYLADDHSVIQACGDEDDAMETILMIGHNPGWSEAATTLCGTPLSLGTAQAALLEHPADEWIAAISEIGRWKLKGIVP